DNA from Isachenkonia alkalipeptolytica:
CCCTTTCCGAGTAACAAACATATGCTAGAGATTCTAAAAGAAAATTTTTGTTTTTTAGATATCGAGACTACAGGTTTCAGCAGAAAAAAAGATCGGGTAATTTTAATCGGGTTATTATTCAAGGAAGGTCCAAAGTACAAACTGCGTCAATACTTTTTGGAAAATCCTTCTCAAGAAAAAGAGCTTCTAAGATGTTTTATCGATGATTTATCAAAATTTGATCTGATGATCACTTATAACGGTCTATCCTTTGATTATCCCTTTATTCAAGAGCGGACAAATCAACATCTCCTGCCTCTACAACTTAAGAACCTAAAGCATATCGATCTGTATAAACATATTCAAAAGAAAAAACAATCTTTACCTTTAGAAAACTTTCAATTAAAAACGGTAGAAAAACTCCTTGGTATCTATCGGAAAGATGGAATCTCAGGAGGGGAAAGTGTGACTCTGTATGATCAGTATATCCAAAATAAAAATTTGAAAATTCGAGACGAAATCCTTCTGCATAATTATGAGGATATCTTCTACCTACCTTTAATTACTGGAGTTTTCGCTTATTTTCCTGATAGTCCCTTCTTAGTAAATAGTTTGCATCACAGTGTGAGTTTATCCAGCATAGAAAATCCTAATCAACAGGAACTCACCTTTGTTATGAAAATGAATGATATAAAGTTAAAGGATTATAAAATTTCAATTACAGGAAAAACCAAAACCCTTGGCGAATTTCAAAAGATCAACCTATTCGAGAAGGATTTTAATTTTTCATGGTCC
Protein-coding regions in this window:
- a CDS encoding ribonuclease H-like domain-containing protein, whose product is MNIFDYTLKHNPFPSNKHMLEILKENFCFLDIETTGFSRKKDRVILIGLLFKEGPKYKLRQYFLENPSQEKELLRCFIDDLSKFDLMITYNGLSFDYPFIQERTNQHLLPLQLKNLKHIDLYKHIQKKKQSLPLENFQLKTVEKLLGIYRKDGISGGESVTLYDQYIQNKNLKIRDEILLHNYEDIFYLPLITGVFAYFPDSPFLVNSLHHSVSLSSIENPNQQELTFVMKMNDIKLKDYKISITGKTKTLGEFQKINLFEKDFNFSWSPDKEQYQLDVLMYTEILDPDTRVHYFNFQEILTAIDKFSSAEDSARGSVDNNIIMYINFGLNYEEALGVIPTIIKNIFRKYLFSSQ